The following are encoded together in the Camelus ferus isolate YT-003-E chromosome 30, BCGSAC_Cfer_1.0, whole genome shotgun sequence genome:
- the MC4R gene encoding melanocortin receptor 4: MNSTHRHGMHTSLHFWNRSTYGLHSNASESLGKGYSDGGCYEQLFVSPEVFVTLGVISLLENILVIVAIAKNKNLHSPMYFFICSLAVADMLVSVSNGSETIVITLLNSTDTDTQSFTVNIDNVIDSVICSSLLASICSLLSIAVDRYFTIFYALQYHNIMTVKRVGIIISCIWAACTVSGVLFIIYSDSSAVIICLITMFFTMLALMASLYVHMFLMARLHIKRIAVLPGTGTIRQGANMKGAITLTILIGVFVVCWAPFFLHLIFYISCPQNPYCVCFMSHFNLYLILIMCNSIIDPLIYALRSQELRKTFKEIICCYPLGGLCDLSGRY, encoded by the coding sequence ATGAACTCTACCCATCGCCATGGGATGCACACTTCCCTCCACTTTTGGAACCGCAGCACCTACGGACTGCACAGCAATGCCAGTGAGTCCCTGGGCAAAGGCTACTCTGATGGAGGGTGCTACGAGCAACTTTTTGTCTCTCCGGAGGTGTTTGTGACTCTGGGTGTCATAAGCTTGTTGGAGAATATCCTGGTGATTGTGGCAATAGCCAAGAACAAGAATCTGCACTCACCCATGTACTTTTTCATCTGCAGCCTGGCCGTGGCTGATATGTTGGTGAGTGTTTCCAATGGGTCAGAGACCATTGTCATCACCCTGCTAAACAGCACAGACACGGACACACAAAGCTTCACGGTGAATATTGATAATGTCATTGACTCAGTGATCTGTAGCTCCTTGCTTGCATCGATCTGCAGCCTGCTTTCGATTGCAGTGGACAGGTACTTCACTATCTTTTACGCTCTCCAGTATCACAACATAATGACGGTTAAGCGGGTTGGGATCATCATCAGCTGTATCTGGGCAGCGTGCACGGTGTCGGGTGTTCTGTTCATCATTTACTCAGACAGCAGTGCTGTTATCATCTGCCTCATCACCATGTTCTTCACCATGCTGGCTCTCATGGCTTCCCTCTATGTCCACATGTTCCTCATGGCCAGACTTCACATTAAGAGGATCGCCGTCCTCCCCGGCACTGGCACCATCCGCCAAGGTGCCAACATGAAGGGGGCGATTACCTTGACCATACTGATTGGGGTCTTTGTTGTCTGCTGGGCCCCCTTCTTCCTGCATTTAATATTCTACATCTCCTGTCCCCAGAATCCATACTGTGTGTGCTTCATGTCTCACTTTAACTTGTATCTCATTCTGATCATGTGCAATTCCATCATTGATCCTCTAATCTATGCACTCCGGAGCCAAGAACTGAGGAAAACCTTCAAAGAGATCATCTGCTGCTATCCCCTAGGTGGCCTGTGTGATCTGTCTGGCAGATATTAA